In Crassostrea angulata isolate pt1a10 chromosome 4, ASM2561291v2, whole genome shotgun sequence, one genomic interval encodes:
- the LOC128181957 gene encoding techylectin-5B-like, with product MGSFGNMLFILGLVDFSVVVIAVEPHSKIKGNVESLLELTPWNWKHLNSSFKVDTPITVDVSLTSHYRLTGKHLNKFLRLKKQRDCASILKTIPNTKRKDGVYTIYPDMKTKKLVYCDMTTDGGGWTVIQRRMDGSVDFYRSWQTYKAGFGKAQGEYWLGNDDIHLLTTSIKQELRVDLQKSSGNKAYAKYSAFSLGSESQKYKLTVGGYSGTAGDCLGEITGMKFSTKDQDNDTWKNQCAVTYKGAWWFASCFRDSVEALLMRTPWTWKHLNTSLKVNSPVTVDVSLTSHYRLTGKHLNKYLRIQNQRDCASILKAIPNTKGRDGVYTIYPDMKTKKLVYCDMTTDGGGWTVIQRRIDGSEDFYRSWETYKAGFGKAQGEYWLGNKYIHLLTTRTKQELRVDLQKPSGDKAYAKYSTFSLGSESQKYKLKVGGYSGNAGDALAGHNGMKFTTKDQDNDTWDRNCAVTYVGGWWFTKGCLECDLNGPYRPSASATWLCVSWYKFGNETRNLKKASMMIRSKI from the exons ATGGGTTCTTTTGGGAATATGTTGTTTATTCTTGGTTTGGTCGATTTTTCTGTTGTAGTGATTGCTGTTGAACCTCATTCTAAAATCAAag GCAACGTGGAATCTCTGCTTGAGTTGACCCCATGGAACTGGAAACATTTGAACTCGTCCTTCAAAGTGGATACCCCCATCACTGTGGACGTGTCCCTCACCTCTCACTACAGACTGACCGGGAAACACCTCAACAAGTTTCTCA gGCTAAAAAAGCAAAGAGATTGTGCTTCCATTCTCAAAACAATACCTAACACTAAAAGAAAGGACGGTGTGTACACGATATACCCGGATATGAAGACCAAAAAGTTGGTGTACTGTGACATGACCACGGACGGCGGAGGGTGGACC GTAATTCAAAGACGTATGGATGGGTCTGTTGATTTTTATCGCTCTTGGCAGACATACAAAGCCGGATTCGGGAAAGCACAAGGAGAATATTGGCTAG gaaatgatgatattCATTTGCtgaccacaagcatcaaacaggAGCTACGAGTGGATCTACAGAAGTCCTCTGGTAATAAGGCCTACGCCAAGTATTCCGCATTTTCTCTAGGGAGTGAGTCTCAGAAATACAAGTTAACTGTGGGGGGATACAGCGGAACGGCGG gGGATTGTCTTGGAGAGATAACTGGGATGaaattttcaacaaaagacCAGGATAATGACACCTGGAAAAATCAGTGTGCTGTGACTTATAAAGGGGCATGGTGGTTTGCTTCCT GCTTTAGGG ACAGTGTGGAAGCTCTTTTAATGAGAACCCCATGGACATGGAAACACCTGAACACGTCCCTCAAAGTGAATTCCCCCGTCACTGTGGATGTGTCCCTAACCTCTCACTACAGACTGACCGGGAAACATCTCAACAAGTATCTCA GAATACAAAATCAAAGAGACTGTGCGTCCATTCTCAAGGCAATACCTAATACAAAAGGAAGAGACGGTGTGTACACTATATACCCGGATATGAAGACCAAGAAGTTGGTGTACTGTGACATGACCACGGACGGCGGGGGTTGGACC GTGATTCAAAGACGTATTGATGGTTCTGAAGATTTTTATCGTTCTTGGGAGACCTACAAAGCTGGATTTGGAAAAGCACAAGGGGAATATTGGTTAG GTAATAAATATATCCATTTGCTGACAACCAGAACCAAACAGGAACTACGAGTGGACCTACAGAAGCCCTCGGGTGATAAAGCTTACGCCAAGTATTCCACATTTTCTCTAGGGAGTGAGTCTCAGaaatacaagttaaaagttgGGGGATACAGTGGAAATGCGG gGGACGCTCTTGCAGGTCACAATGGGATGAAATTTACGACAAAAGACCAAGATAATGACACCTGGGACAGAAACTGTGCTGTGACTTATGTAGGAGGATGGTGGTTCACTAAAGGCTGTTTAGAGTGTGATCTCAATGGACCTTATCGACCATCTGCTTCAGCCACTTGGCTCTGTGTTTCTTGGTACAAGTTTGGCAATGAAACTCGTAATTTGAAAAAAGCATCAATGATGATCAGATCTAAAATCTAA